The region GGGCGTCTTATCATAGGCCTCGGGCGGAACGATCTCACGGTTTCTCTCCACGGCCGCACGGGCGCAGGAGATCCCGATCTCTTCGATCAATACAGAGAGTAAGATCCCATCGGCAACGTCTTTTTCTTCACCATTGACAAGAATTTTCATCTCCACCTTTCTGTTTTATTTCAAATTTCAAATTTGAAATTTCAAATTGTTTCTGCGTGGCGCTGCCGGCATGTTCTCTCAGATATTCCGTGAGAGACGAAAGTGCATGGGTGAGGCAGAAATCCCTGATCTCCCCTTTTCCCGCCTTGGTACGAAACCGCTCTCCGGTCCGGCCGGCCCGGTAACAGGCGGTGCAGAGACTGGGGAGCAGGCCGGCCCCGAGGACCGAACGGACTACCTCTTCCAGGGATCTTGTGTCGTTCAAAGAGAATTGGGATGTGCCCCCGCCCTGGTCCGGGTGGGTATACCCTCCGATGTCGGTGCGGGAGCCGGCGCTGATCTGCGATGCGCCCAGATGGATGACCTGATCTCGAAGGTCCGCGCTCTCTCGCGTGGAGACCACCACTCCGGCATAGGGGACCGCGATACGATAGACGGCCACGATCTTCCTGAAGTCCCGGTCCGAAACCGGGAAGGGCGCTTGGATAAGGGCCGCTCCTTCTGCGGGCATCAGCCGGGGAACCGCAATGGTGTGCGGGCCTGCGCCGTAATGCTCTTCCAGATACCGGGCGTGAGCGATCAGGGAGAGGACCTCAAACCGGTAATCGTACAAGCCGAGAAGGGCGCCCATGCCTACATCCTCAAATCCCCCTTCCATGGCCCGGTCCATGGCCGAGAGTCTTTTATGATAGTCATGTTTTAAACCGG is a window of Nitrospirae bacterium CG2_30_53_67 DNA encoding:
- a CDS encoding thiamine biosynthesis protein ThiS, which gives rise to MKILVNGEEKDVADGILLSVLIEEIGISCARAAVERNREIVPPEAYDKTPLHEGDRIEIVSFVGGG
- a CDS encoding [FeFe] hydrogenase H-cluster radical SAM maturase HydG, encoding MAERVHDLVIDDEYIHSLMQTGPVEADGIRNILDRAARGEGLGLDEAAALLNVSGEPCLDMIYSTAREIKEKAFGKRIGLFAPLYVSNRCINNCLYCGFRRDNQQADRRTLSIPEIAQQAAFLYGKGHRRLLLVAGEDPSASSVEYLTAAVEAVYRETGIRIVHVNAAPMTVEDFSRLKASGAGVYQCFQETYHRKTYERMHPSGLKHDYHKRLSAMDRAMEGGFEDVGMGALLGLYDYRFEVLSLIAHARYLEEHYGAGPHTIAVPRLMPAEGAALIQAPFPVSDRDFRKIVAVYRIAVPYAGVVVSTRESADLRDQVIHLGASQISAGSRTDIGGYTHPDQGGGTSQFSLNDTRSLEEVVRSVLGAGLLPSLCTACYRAGRTGERFRTKAGKGEIRDFCLTHALSSLTEYLREHAGSATQKQFEISNLKFEIKQKGGDENSCQW